DNA from Stenotrophomonas acidaminiphila:
TGCAGGTGGTGCGGGCCGGCCCACATGTAGACCGCGATCAGCGCCCAGAAGTGCACGATCGACAGCCGGTAGGAGTACACCGGGCGGCCGGCCTGCTTGGGCACGAAGTAGTACATCATTCCCAGGAAGCCGGCGGTCAGGAAGAAGCCCACCGCGTTATGGCCGTACCACCACTGCACCATCGCGTCCACCGCGCCGCTGTAGACCGAGTAGGACTTGGTCGCGCCGGCCGGCATGGAGATGTTGTTGACGATGTGCAGCAGCGCGATGGCGATGATGAAGCTGGCGTAGAACCAGTTCGCCACGTAGATGTGCTTGACCCGGCGCTTGGCGATGGTGCCGATGAACAGCACCGCGTAGGCCACCCACACCGCGGCGATCAGGATGTCGATCGGCCATTCCAGCTCGGCGTATTCCTTGCCCTGGGTGTAACCCAGTGGCAGGGTGATGGCCGCGGCCACGATCACCAGCTGCCAGCCCCAGAACACGAAGGCCGCCAGTTTGTCCGATATCAGCCGGACGTGGCAGGTACGCTGCACCACGTGCAGGCTGGTGGCGAACAGCGCGCAGCCACCGAAGGCGAAGATCACCGCATTGGTGTGCAGCGGTCGCAGCCGCCCGTAGCCCAGCCACGGTATGCCTTCGCCGAGCGTCGGCCAGTAAAGCTGGGCGGCGATGATCACGCCCACCAGCATCCCCACGATGCCCCAGACCACGGTCATCACCGCGAACTGGCGCACCACCTTGTCGTTATACGTCCCCTGCACGCTTTGCATGCGGCCTGATCCTCGGTCTGAACGGGGAAAATCATCCCCCGTGTGGAGCACTCCGGGCATTGACTTGAATCAATCCGTGTCCCGGGCGGTTGCGGCCATCCATGGATCCTTCCCCGTGGATGCCATCCTGAACAGTATATGACGGAGGCCCGGGCGACAGGGTCGCCCGGGCCTCGGTCCAGGTGCAGCGGAATCAGCGGGTTACGACCAGCTTGCCCTTCATCATGGCCGAGTGGCCGGGGAACGAGCAGTAGAAGCTGTAGTCGCCGCCGGCGGTGAGCTTGTTGCCCGGGAAGCGCACCTGGGTCTTCTGGCCGCCGCCGATCAGGCTGGTGTGGGCGATCACGCGGGCGTCCTTGGCCGGCACGTAGTTGTTGGCCACGCCGGCGCGGATCGCGTCACGGTTGACGCCGGCCATGTCGGCGGTGGTGGACACCACCACGTTGTGGCCCATGGCGGTGGCCGGGAGCTTGCCGGTGTGGGTCAGTTCGAGGGTGATCGTGGCGCAGCCGGCCGAGACGGTGACTTCCTTGAGATCGAACTGCATCGCGTCGTTGCCCTTGAGCGAAACGGTGCAGTTGCCGGCAGCCTGGGCCGCGCCCGCGGCACCGACGAGGGCCAGGGCGAGGAGAAGACGGCGCGAGGTTTTCATGGGTGTTGCTCCTGT
Protein-coding regions in this window:
- a CDS encoding cytochrome-c oxidase, cbb3-type subunit I; its protein translation is MQSVQGTYNDKVVRQFAVMTVVWGIVGMLVGVIIAAQLYWPTLGEGIPWLGYGRLRPLHTNAVIFAFGGCALFATSLHVVQRTCHVRLISDKLAAFVFWGWQLVIVAAAITLPLGYTQGKEYAELEWPIDILIAAVWVAYAVLFIGTIAKRRVKHIYVANWFYASFIIAIALLHIVNNISMPAGATKSYSVYSGAVDAMVQWWYGHNAVGFFLTAGFLGMMYYFVPKQAGRPVYSYRLSIVHFWALIAVYMWAGPHHLQYTALPDWAQSLGMVFSLILLAPSWGGAINGVLTLSGVWHKLRTDPILKFLIVAVSFYMIATFEGPMMSIKTVNSLSHYTDWTVGHVHAGALGWVAMISIGSIYALMPKLLGREQMYSVKAIDTHFWLHTIGVVLYIASMWIAGVMQGLMWRATNDDGTLTYTFVESLKFTYPYYLIRLGGGLVVLSGMCLMAWNVWRTWRTAPAIEPQPLLPVDASEVRA
- a CDS encoding azurin yields the protein MKTSRRLLLALALVGAAGAAQAAGNCTVSLKGNDAMQFDLKEVTVSAGCATITLELTHTGKLPATAMGHNVVVSTTADMAGVNRDAIRAGVANNYVPAKDARVIAHTSLIGGGQKTQVRFPGNKLTAGGDYSFYCSFPGHSAMMKGKLVVTR